In the Haloferula helveola genome, one interval contains:
- a CDS encoding sialate O-acetylesterase codes for MKRITSIALALVVVGFASAEPVESSPPAAVDLKPIAGKPCRLFLLGGQSNMDGCGKATELPEEYRKQLGNVMIWDNRRKLWVRLTEDTTAIARKFQFGPEMAFAHRLSKEFPDETIALMKTSAGGTKLHTQWLPGKGMHGAFVRNYEAAAADLEEAGIAFEVGGMLWMQGESDSETVEMANAYEANLKKLVDDVRERTGKPALPIVVGRISSSLLKKTPWNFDQAAIVQAAQESVAKADPNIELVQTDDLPTLKDNTHFNSEGQLTLGNRMADAMLRHRSSPAE; via the coding sequence ATGAAACGGATCACCTCCATCGCGCTCGCCCTCGTCGTTGTCGGATTCGCCAGTGCCGAACCGGTCGAGTCATCTCCACCGGCCGCGGTGGATCTGAAGCCGATCGCTGGTAAGCCGTGTCGTCTGTTTCTGCTCGGCGGTCAGTCGAACATGGACGGCTGCGGGAAGGCGACCGAGTTGCCGGAGGAATACCGGAAGCAGCTTGGCAACGTCATGATCTGGGACAACCGGCGGAAGCTCTGGGTCAGGCTGACGGAGGACACCACGGCGATCGCCCGCAAGTTCCAGTTCGGGCCGGAGATGGCATTCGCGCACCGTCTGTCGAAGGAGTTTCCCGACGAGACCATCGCGCTGATGAAGACCTCGGCCGGTGGAACCAAGCTCCACACCCAGTGGCTTCCCGGGAAGGGGATGCACGGGGCATTCGTCCGCAACTACGAGGCGGCGGCTGCGGATCTGGAGGAAGCGGGTATCGCTTTTGAGGTGGGCGGGATGTTGTGGATGCAGGGCGAGTCGGATTCGGAGACGGTCGAGATGGCGAATGCCTACGAGGCGAATCTGAAGAAGCTGGTCGATGATGTCCGCGAGCGGACGGGCAAGCCGGCCTTGCCGATCGTGGTCGGACGGATCTCATCGAGCCTGCTAAAGAAGACACCGTGGAACTTCGATCAGGCGGCGATCGTCCAGGCGGCGCAGGAATCGGTCGCCAAGGCGGATCCGAACATCGAGCTGGTGCAGACCGACGACCTGCCGACCCTCAAGGACAACACGCACTTCAACAGCGAAGGCCAACTCACCCTCGGCAATCGCATGGCCGACGCGATGCTGCGGCATAGGTCGAGTCCAGCGGAGTGA
- a CDS encoding UvrD-helicase domain-containing protein, whose product MKDILAKNLLILASAGSGKTYQLGNRVIGLVGGRGVDPERIVALTFTRKAAGEFADSVLSKLGGAALDPKKAAGIVDDIGEPVEFSETLEKVVRALPRFLLGTMDGFFARVVRGFQYELGLTGGKFELVQGPKLDAALSDILSDILSNALEGGEAEEFLHAFKRATVGREERGVSEPLGKFFNAWHGRLKSGADRSGSGLATAFGELPDVGRWEEEKRGFAKSLRKTVSTIEWSRKGQDAAYGKLIDLLELHTIGSGSLTGAGKLFDGVCEWLQAGGPMVLKHYKEFTPGPAAEDAFRGMLELLAGCELAAAVERTRAVLELVARFDRECERRLRRRGMLGFDDVKVLMGEWARSEDARLRREAVDFRLDARYDHWLLDEFQDTSRAEWRGMAPLLDEAAADPDGTLFVVGDVKQAIYGWRGGEVRLFDEVKNHYSGNLEVETMPDSWRSCKAVLDLVNRVCGDRATISDLFGEPAADRWPWEEHVAAKPELTGESRVEVVEGKTEDRYVRMIELMRELGVGEKELSCGVLVRTNSQLAVVAELLRSEGFDVIEEGSRKPTVDNPVGVALSQLVAWLADPADDFARGTVRMSPLEAVLAGRFGEGDWKLWEGLTAEAGELGFAGMLEAVIEPVWESLSEFGRRRAGDVIGALAAFDAGGGVGAREALRWITDLEIPQSPGTAAVQVMTVHKSKGLGFDVVILPEIEDKQVPDAGKFDVASGDGWLLQNPAGWVREQFPALRDAERRWGEEQCYEAMCVLYVALTRAKRGLYVLLPAPPKSRKEADDFASPANWMMRAVGGDAAGVVWQSGDGDWWRTVKSRDSDGEKPEMPALVGGIPMRERSTPSGEKAETSGASGSSGGRRFGSEVHRVFEEVGWLDESTASLPDSDAGRLVGELLEVPEIRAKFERAGRTIERFVEQPVECLLDGKWMSGIIDRLHVLDGRRKLEVIDFKTDAVESPEELRERYQGQMEAYRKALAMIYPDAEIECLLLSTKLRKWVGV is encoded by the coding sequence ATGAAGGACATCCTCGCCAAGAACCTGCTCATTCTGGCCTCTGCCGGATCGGGAAAGACCTACCAGCTCGGCAACCGCGTGATCGGGCTGGTCGGCGGGCGGGGTGTTGACCCCGAACGCATCGTTGCCCTCACATTCACGCGCAAGGCGGCGGGGGAGTTTGCCGACTCGGTGCTGTCGAAGCTGGGCGGTGCGGCGCTCGACCCGAAGAAGGCGGCCGGGATCGTGGATGACATCGGTGAGCCGGTGGAGTTTTCGGAAACGCTGGAGAAGGTTGTCCGGGCCTTGCCGAGGTTCCTGCTCGGCACGATGGACGGATTCTTCGCCCGTGTTGTACGAGGTTTCCAGTATGAGCTGGGTCTCACCGGCGGGAAGTTCGAGCTGGTCCAGGGGCCGAAGCTGGATGCCGCCCTCTCGGACATCCTTTCCGATATCCTCAGCAACGCGCTGGAAGGCGGCGAGGCGGAGGAATTCCTGCATGCGTTCAAACGTGCGACCGTCGGCCGTGAGGAGCGCGGCGTGAGCGAGCCGCTCGGCAAGTTTTTCAATGCATGGCACGGACGACTGAAGTCCGGAGCGGACCGGAGCGGGTCGGGCTTGGCGACGGCTTTCGGAGAGCTTCCGGACGTCGGTCGGTGGGAGGAGGAGAAGCGCGGCTTCGCCAAGTCGCTGAGGAAGACCGTTTCGACGATCGAGTGGTCGCGGAAAGGGCAGGATGCCGCCTATGGCAAGTTGATCGATCTGCTGGAGCTGCACACGATCGGCAGCGGTTCGCTCACTGGTGCGGGCAAGCTGTTCGACGGCGTCTGCGAGTGGCTGCAGGCGGGCGGCCCGATGGTGCTGAAGCACTATAAGGAGTTCACTCCCGGGCCGGCCGCGGAGGATGCGTTCCGCGGCATGCTCGAATTGCTGGCCGGCTGCGAGTTGGCGGCAGCCGTCGAGCGGACCCGGGCGGTGCTCGAACTGGTCGCGCGCTTCGACCGGGAATGCGAGCGGCGCTTGCGTCGTCGCGGGATGCTCGGCTTCGACGACGTCAAGGTGCTGATGGGCGAATGGGCGCGCAGCGAGGATGCGCGGTTGCGGCGCGAAGCGGTGGATTTCCGACTGGATGCCCGCTACGACCACTGGCTGCTCGACGAGTTCCAGGACACCAGCCGGGCCGAGTGGCGGGGCATGGCGCCGCTGCTCGACGAAGCGGCGGCGGATCCGGATGGGACACTGTTCGTTGTCGGCGACGTCAAACAGGCGATCTACGGCTGGCGCGGGGGAGAAGTGCGGCTCTTCGACGAAGTGAAGAACCACTATTCGGGGAATCTCGAGGTCGAGACGATGCCCGACTCTTGGCGTTCCTGCAAAGCGGTGCTCGATCTGGTGAATCGCGTGTGTGGTGACCGCGCGACAATTTCGGACCTGTTCGGTGAGCCTGCGGCCGATCGCTGGCCTTGGGAGGAGCATGTGGCGGCGAAGCCGGAGCTGACGGGCGAGAGCCGGGTCGAGGTCGTCGAAGGGAAGACGGAAGATCGCTACGTCCGGATGATCGAGTTGATGCGGGAACTCGGTGTTGGAGAGAAGGAACTGAGTTGCGGTGTCTTGGTCCGGACCAACAGCCAGCTGGCAGTGGTTGCCGAACTCCTCCGCTCGGAAGGATTCGATGTGATCGAGGAAGGATCGCGCAAGCCGACCGTGGACAACCCGGTGGGTGTGGCGCTTTCCCAACTGGTCGCATGGCTGGCGGATCCGGCGGACGATTTCGCGAGAGGGACCGTCCGGATGTCGCCGCTCGAAGCGGTCCTCGCGGGTCGTTTTGGAGAGGGCGACTGGAAGCTGTGGGAAGGACTGACGGCGGAGGCGGGCGAGTTGGGCTTTGCCGGAATGCTCGAGGCGGTGATCGAGCCTGTCTGGGAGAGCCTGTCGGAGTTCGGTCGCAGGCGCGCGGGAGATGTGATCGGCGCGCTGGCGGCCTTCGATGCCGGCGGTGGTGTTGGAGCGCGGGAGGCGTTGCGGTGGATTACGGACCTCGAGATTCCTCAGAGCCCGGGAACGGCAGCGGTGCAGGTGATGACCGTCCACAAGTCGAAGGGGCTCGGCTTTGACGTCGTGATCCTGCCCGAGATCGAGGACAAGCAGGTGCCGGATGCCGGAAAGTTCGACGTGGCCTCCGGTGACGGATGGTTGTTGCAGAATCCGGCCGGGTGGGTGCGGGAGCAGTTTCCGGCGTTGCGGGATGCCGAAAGGCGTTGGGGAGAAGAGCAGTGCTATGAAGCGATGTGTGTCCTCTATGTCGCGCTGACCCGGGCCAAGCGCGGGCTTTATGTCCTCCTGCCCGCACCGCCGAAGAGCCGGAAGGAAGCTGATGACTTCGCTTCGCCGGCGAACTGGATGATGCGTGCGGTGGGAGGGGATGCGGCGGGCGTCGTGTGGCAGTCCGGAGATGGCGATTGGTGGAGGACGGTCAAATCGAGAGACTCCGATGGGGAGAAGCCGGAGATGCCTGCTTTGGTGGGAGGTATTCCGATGCGGGAACGCTCGACTCCCAGCGGCGAGAAGGCGGAGACATCTGGAGCGTCGGGTTCATCCGGTGGCCGGAGGTTCGGGAGCGAGGTTCACCGGGTCTTTGAAGAAGTGGGCTGGCTGGATGAATCGACTGCGAGTCTTCCCGACAGCGATGCCGGCAGGTTGGTGGGAGAACTACTGGAGGTCCCGGAGATCCGGGCGAAATTCGAAAGGGCCGGCCGGACGATCGAGCGGTTCGTCGAGCAGCCGGTCGAGTGTCTGCTCGATGGCAAATGGATGAGCGGGATCATCGACCGCCTCCATGTCCTCGATGGTCGCAGGAAGCTCGAGGTGATCGACTTCAAGACGGATGCCGTGGAGTCTCCCGAGGAATTGCGGGAGCGGTATCAGGGCCAGATGGAAGCCTATCGCAAGGCACTGGCGATGATCTATCCGGATGCCGAAATCGAATGCCTCCTGCTCAGCACGAAACTGCGGAAGTGGGTCGGGGTTTGA
- the hpf gene encoding ribosome hibernation-promoting factor, HPF/YfiA family — MQTENVNLPITVTVRHESVTDSLREYAQKKIEGLHLDYPRIIEAKAILDVQKNRHIAEILLFCANHIVIEAHTEGQDMYAAIDETIDKIARRMRKQKTRLLKKRRPHRNESIRYIDESYYDESALDHPEESEHDPEPFIVHRENYRLRTMYKEDAVMELELTDRPFILYKSARRDCLVILWRRKDGEYAAMDVNH, encoded by the coding sequence ATGCAAACAGAAAACGTGAACCTGCCCATTACGGTGACGGTCCGTCACGAGTCCGTGACCGACTCCTTGCGCGAATACGCCCAGAAAAAGATCGAAGGTCTGCACCTCGATTACCCGCGCATCATCGAAGCCAAGGCCATTCTCGATGTTCAGAAGAACCGGCACATCGCCGAAATCCTACTCTTCTGTGCCAACCACATCGTCATCGAGGCCCACACCGAAGGACAGGACATGTATGCCGCCATCGACGAGACGATCGACAAGATCGCCCGCCGCATGCGCAAGCAGAAGACCCGGCTGCTCAAGAAGCGCCGCCCGCATCGCAACGAGTCGATCCGCTACATCGACGAAAGTTACTACGACGAGAGCGCTCTCGATCACCCGGAAGAGTCGGAACACGATCCGGAGCCGTTCATCGTGCACCGCGAGAACTACCGCCTTCGGACGATGTACAAGGAAGACGCGGTCATGGAGCTCGAGCTCACCGACCGGCCGTTCATCCTCTACAAGAGCGCCCGCCGCGACTGCCTTGTGATCCTCTGGCGCCGCAAGGATGGCGAGTACGCCGCCATGGACGTCAATCACTGA
- a CDS encoding 7-carboxy-7-deazaguanine synthase QueE, with product MKLAKLNDGPEIFHTLQGEGVSAGLPATFIRASRCNLHCRWCDTDYTWNFEGTPWKHDFDTRPGYAKHRKEDVTIEISPEAIADVVRPLPPRRVVLTGGEPLLQESGWLELIGLLRDGSEAWAFEVETNGTRIPSDAFAEAVDQFNVSPKLANSGMDPSLRLVPGALEYFAASPKAWFKFVAASPDDLREIDELAERFRIRPERILLMPEGRTGAELDRHAAELAEACVARGWRFSDRLHVRLWGDRRGV from the coding sequence ATGAAGCTCGCGAAACTCAACGACGGCCCCGAGATTTTCCACACCCTCCAAGGCGAGGGCGTGTCGGCTGGCCTGCCCGCGACATTCATCCGCGCCTCCCGCTGCAACCTTCACTGCCGCTGGTGCGACACCGATTACACTTGGAACTTTGAAGGAACTCCTTGGAAGCACGACTTCGACACCCGTCCGGGCTACGCCAAGCACCGCAAGGAGGACGTCACGATCGAGATCTCCCCTGAAGCGATCGCCGACGTCGTCCGTCCGCTCCCGCCCCGACGCGTCGTTCTGACCGGCGGCGAACCGCTCTTGCAGGAAAGTGGCTGGCTGGAACTCATCGGTCTGCTCCGCGACGGCTCCGAAGCATGGGCGTTCGAAGTCGAGACCAACGGCACCCGGATCCCGTCCGATGCCTTCGCGGAAGCGGTCGACCAGTTCAACGTTTCCCCGAAACTCGCCAATTCCGGCATGGATCCCTCGCTCCGGCTCGTCCCCGGAGCCCTTGAATATTTCGCCGCCAGCCCCAAGGCGTGGTTCAAGTTCGTCGCCGCCAGCCCCGACGATCTGCGGGAAATCGACGAACTCGCCGAGCGCTTCCGGATCCGGCCCGAGCGGATCTTGCTGATGCCCGAGGGCCGGACCGGCGCCGAGCTCGACCGCCACGCCGCCGAACTCGCCGAGGCCTGCGTCGCCCGCGGGTGGAGGTTCTCGGACCGTCTCCACGTCCGGCTGTGGGGCGACCGCCGGGGCGTGTGA
- a CDS encoding PD-(D/E)XK nuclease family protein — MDRRVFLGWDQPLLGRVVDWLWERRGEMPGMTVVVPTAQAGRRLREALAEKGPCLAPRVVTPGALLLTEEAAPPSAEVLASVEALEGVSDWSRYSAVFPMPPGQDEERGWALPLANSLMTLERSLQEAGLTLDSAARRLSKSLESDRWSELADLCRLKDAILSEWGMVGRSKALERRVTETVEGRVVMAGVPDLPDAAVRRLDGADFVCLIGAPDGESFDDYGRPVTEAWKERLMDLPENGSVGLTADPRQQAERAVALVASAATPSDQLALGSADDETAEELVRAFGRSGWTIHNPAGGAVSRVRGWLSLWRAWLGRPDVATAIDLLGMPESRALTGGMLMQRVRALSEMRDRWLVVSSADVARVEERDRARQREDEEPMAPLGSETMERLGAVRGAFIRQPFGEAMRRLLERVDPKGEWREVHDWLADMEPVIAKVRRDAAFWLDLLVAGLSEGVKDAPDGRVADVQGWLELLHEPGEHLVVCGMNEGRVPAAPVTDAWLSEGVRELLGLTTDARRAARDSYVLYALMASRQDAGRVDLLLAKSSADGDALLPSRLLLSAKGEELARRVKLLFDEVEPPDAGMKWERDWEWKVPVVEMRPRLSVTALRDYLACPLRFYLKHGVAMYGREPERVEWNARDFGNVVHIVLERWGLDEEAREFSKSEALEEWLHAELVRVVGELHGDSPPLAVRIQAEGARQRLSWFARLQACERADGWQVESVEKKFEREVDGVVLVGKVDRIDRHKDGRRRVVDYKTYNKLKDVEKDHRVGVTASTVLPPHLEGVEAVLGTNAKGKPVRWTNLQVPLYSVEFGPVDAMGYIVIGASEGQVGISLWEDFSDADRDSALACAEWVIGKVKQGVFWPPAERVEYDDFDLLGSGRVLGDMVEEVAR, encoded by the coding sequence ATGGATCGTCGGGTGTTTCTGGGCTGGGATCAGCCATTGTTAGGGCGGGTGGTGGATTGGCTTTGGGAGCGGCGTGGCGAAATGCCCGGGATGACCGTAGTGGTGCCGACCGCTCAGGCCGGCCGGCGGTTGCGTGAGGCGCTGGCGGAGAAGGGGCCGTGTCTGGCGCCCCGTGTGGTGACTCCGGGTGCCCTGCTTCTGACCGAGGAGGCGGCCCCGCCCTCGGCCGAGGTTCTGGCGTCGGTGGAGGCGCTGGAGGGCGTGTCGGATTGGTCGAGGTATTCGGCCGTCTTTCCCATGCCGCCGGGGCAGGATGAGGAGCGCGGCTGGGCGCTGCCGCTGGCGAACTCGTTGATGACGCTCGAGCGTTCGTTGCAGGAAGCGGGGCTGACTTTGGACTCGGCGGCGAGGCGGTTGTCGAAGTCGTTGGAAAGCGATCGCTGGTCGGAACTGGCGGACCTTTGTCGACTCAAGGATGCGATCCTTTCGGAGTGGGGCATGGTCGGGCGATCGAAGGCGTTGGAGCGCCGGGTGACCGAGACGGTGGAGGGAAGGGTGGTAATGGCGGGAGTGCCGGACTTGCCGGATGCAGCGGTGCGGCGACTGGACGGCGCGGACTTCGTCTGCCTGATCGGTGCTCCGGACGGCGAGAGTTTCGATGACTATGGACGCCCGGTAACGGAAGCGTGGAAGGAACGGCTGATGGATTTGCCGGAGAATGGCTCGGTCGGGCTCACGGCGGATCCGCGTCAGCAGGCCGAGCGGGCGGTGGCACTCGTCGCATCCGCGGCAACCCCATCGGACCAGCTTGCGCTCGGGTCGGCAGACGACGAAACCGCCGAGGAGCTGGTGCGCGCGTTCGGCCGCAGCGGTTGGACGATTCACAATCCGGCGGGCGGAGCGGTGTCCCGGGTCCGTGGCTGGCTTTCCCTGTGGCGGGCGTGGCTCGGTCGTCCGGACGTGGCAACCGCGATCGACTTGCTTGGCATGCCCGAGTCCCGTGCTCTGACCGGAGGGATGCTGATGCAGCGCGTCCGAGCGCTTTCCGAAATGCGCGACCGATGGCTGGTGGTGTCGTCGGCGGATGTCGCGAGGGTCGAAGAGAGGGATCGGGCACGCCAGCGGGAGGATGAAGAGCCGATGGCACCCTTGGGTTCGGAGACGATGGAACGCTTGGGTGCGGTGCGCGGCGCGTTCATCCGTCAGCCGTTTGGCGAGGCGATGCGCCGGTTGCTTGAGCGGGTGGATCCCAAGGGGGAGTGGCGCGAGGTTCACGACTGGCTGGCGGACATGGAACCGGTGATCGCAAAGGTCCGCCGTGACGCGGCCTTCTGGCTCGATCTGTTGGTGGCGGGCTTGTCCGAAGGTGTGAAGGATGCTCCGGATGGTCGGGTGGCCGACGTTCAGGGTTGGCTGGAGCTGCTGCACGAACCGGGCGAGCACCTGGTGGTTTGCGGGATGAACGAAGGCCGGGTGCCCGCGGCTCCCGTGACCGATGCCTGGCTATCGGAAGGAGTGCGCGAGTTGCTCGGTCTGACGACCGATGCACGCCGTGCCGCACGGGACAGCTATGTTTTGTATGCGCTTATGGCGTCGCGGCAGGATGCCGGGCGGGTCGACCTGCTGCTGGCGAAGTCGAGCGCAGATGGTGATGCGCTTCTTCCTTCGCGGCTGCTGCTCTCGGCCAAGGGTGAGGAGCTTGCCCGACGGGTGAAGTTGCTTTTCGACGAAGTCGAGCCGCCGGATGCCGGGATGAAATGGGAGCGCGATTGGGAATGGAAGGTGCCCGTGGTGGAAATGAGGCCCCGGCTCAGCGTGACCGCGCTGCGCGATTACCTCGCCTGTCCGCTGCGGTTCTATCTGAAGCACGGGGTGGCGATGTATGGACGGGAGCCGGAGCGGGTGGAGTGGAACGCGCGCGACTTCGGCAATGTGGTGCACATCGTTCTCGAACGCTGGGGACTGGATGAGGAAGCGCGTGAGTTCTCGAAGTCCGAGGCGCTGGAGGAGTGGCTGCATGCCGAACTGGTCCGCGTTGTCGGGGAGTTGCACGGCGACTCGCCGCCGCTGGCGGTGAGGATTCAGGCGGAAGGTGCCCGTCAGCGCCTGTCGTGGTTCGCCCGTCTCCAAGCCTGCGAGCGGGCCGACGGCTGGCAGGTCGAGTCAGTTGAGAAGAAGTTCGAACGGGAAGTCGATGGCGTGGTCCTCGTCGGCAAGGTCGACCGGATCGATCGCCACAAGGACGGCCGGCGGCGGGTGGTCGATTACAAGACCTACAACAAACTCAAGGACGTCGAGAAGGACCACCGGGTGGGCGTGACGGCCTCGACGGTGCTGCCGCCCCATTTGGAAGGCGTCGAAGCCGTGCTGGGAACGAATGCCAAGGGCAAGCCGGTCCGCTGGACGAATCTCCAGGTGCCGCTGTATTCGGTCGAGTTCGGACCCGTCGATGCGATGGGCTACATCGTCATCGGCGCGTCGGAGGGTCAGGTCGGCATCTCGCTTTGGGAGGATTTCAGCGATGCCGATCGCGACTCGGCCCTCGCCTGCGCCGAATGGGTGATCGGGAAGGTGAAACAAGGGGTTTTCTGGCCTCCGGCGGAGCGGGTCGAGTATGACGACTTCGATCTTCTCGGATCGGGCCGCGTGCTGGGCGACATGGTGGAGGAGGTGGCGCGATGA
- the rnc gene encoding ribonuclease III has product MESLESRLDYKFRNSLLLAEAMTHPSLAYESQRPHFDNQRLEFLGDAVLQLILTEDLFKMFPDFPEGKLTKLRSRLVSRRALARFALTIDLGSYVLLGKGEEATGGRRRVSTLADAFEALIGAVYLDSGYEPCRELVLRLFQKEIEALAGSPEERNPKGELQESLQAIQPEPPVYEILSETGPDHRKVFLAQVSWCDLVLAVGRGKSKKEAEARAALEALRTRVWEDPSAAKSEQTESPEEAS; this is encoded by the coding sequence ATGGAAAGTCTCGAGAGCCGACTCGATTACAAGTTTCGCAATTCGCTTCTCCTTGCCGAGGCGATGACCCACCCGAGTCTGGCGTATGAGTCCCAGCGCCCGCACTTCGACAACCAGCGGCTGGAATTCCTCGGTGACGCGGTCTTGCAGCTGATCCTGACCGAAGACCTCTTCAAGATGTTCCCCGACTTTCCCGAGGGGAAACTCACCAAGCTGCGCTCGCGGCTGGTATCCCGTCGGGCACTCGCGCGCTTCGCGCTGACGATCGATCTCGGAAGCTACGTGCTTCTCGGAAAAGGCGAGGAGGCCACAGGTGGTCGGCGTCGTGTGTCGACGCTGGCCGACGCCTTCGAGGCGCTGATTGGCGCGGTCTATTTGGACTCGGGCTACGAGCCGTGCCGCGAGTTGGTGTTGCGTCTCTTCCAGAAGGAAATCGAGGCACTCGCCGGAAGCCCGGAAGAGCGCAATCCGAAGGGCGAACTGCAAGAGTCGCTGCAGGCGATCCAGCCGGAGCCTCCGGTCTACGAGATCCTTAGTGAAACCGGGCCGGACCACCGCAAGGTGTTCCTCGCCCAGGTGTCATGGTGCGACCTCGTACTCGCCGTCGGACGCGGCAAGAGCAAGAAGGAAGCCGAGGCCCGTGCCGCGCTCGAGGCGCTGAGGACGCGGGTTTGGGAGGATCCGTCCGCGGCCAAGTCCGAGCAGACGGAATCTCCGGAAGAAGCATCCTGA
- a CDS encoding Smr/MutS family protein — translation MVSFPAELREFPGVDEEPHQVPITPELDLHTFRPSEIGELIPEYLAECRREGIRSVRVIHGKGTGTLREGVHALLRRMPEVESFQFPAGEGSGGWGATWVYLKARSSAVQPGENPQ, via the coding sequence ATGGTATCTTTCCCCGCGGAATTGCGGGAATTTCCCGGTGTGGACGAAGAACCCCACCAAGTGCCGATCACGCCCGAACTCGACCTTCACACCTTCCGGCCGTCGGAAATCGGTGAGCTGATCCCGGAGTATCTGGCGGAATGCCGTCGCGAGGGCATCCGGTCGGTCCGGGTGATCCACGGCAAGGGCACGGGGACCCTCCGCGAAGGGGTGCACGCCCTGCTACGGCGGATGCCCGAGGTCGAGTCCTTCCAGTTTCCCGCCGGTGAAGGATCCGGCGGCTGGGGCGCGACCTGGGTCTACCTCAAAGCCCGGTCTTCAGCCGTCCAACCGGGCGAGAATCCACAGTAA
- a CDS encoding cob(I)yrinic acid a,c-diamide adenosyltransferase → MSIITGRGDSGETDLLFGKRAPKTGLRVEALGAVDELNSALGLARAAGLAPGLEEVVDAVQGKLVGLMGQLACLPEDEALYEEKGFAKVTDADVAWLEQRAKEYESRGVRFEGWARPGVEHSVARAGLDVARSVARRAERRVWELHESEGPLPESVRLYFNRLSDLLWILARLDG, encoded by the coding sequence ATGAGCATCATCACGGGACGGGGAGATTCGGGGGAGACCGACCTGCTGTTCGGAAAGCGTGCACCGAAAACCGGGCTGCGGGTCGAGGCGCTCGGGGCGGTGGACGAATTGAATTCGGCCCTCGGTTTGGCTCGTGCCGCTGGACTGGCGCCGGGGCTGGAGGAAGTCGTCGACGCGGTGCAGGGGAAGCTGGTCGGCCTGATGGGGCAACTCGCGTGTCTGCCCGAAGATGAAGCGCTCTACGAAGAAAAGGGGTTTGCCAAGGTGACCGATGCCGACGTGGCATGGCTGGAGCAACGGGCGAAGGAATACGAGAGCCGTGGCGTGCGGTTCGAAGGATGGGCCCGTCCCGGAGTCGAGCATTCGGTGGCGAGGGCCGGCTTGGATGTGGCGCGGTCGGTGGCGCGTCGGGCCGAGCGGCGGGTTTGGGAGCTCCACGAAAGCGAAGGACCGCTGCCGGAATCGGTGCGGCTCTACTTCAACCGGCTCTCGGATTTACTGTGGATTCTCGCCCGGTTGGACGGCTGA
- a CDS encoding HAD-IA family hydrolase, with the protein MQPSLIFDLDGTLVDSLPGIAESLNRALAEADLPSHPHPAVRDFIGNGSYQLARRAVPEDAPDSLALTVEMDFKRHYATGWKNGTLLYPGIPELIEELAARDFRMAVLSNKPDAFTREIVRHFFPSDPFDLVVGQRDGSARKPDPAAVVPLFETWRIGPEGVRFIGDSTVDRATAEAAGIPFIGVAWGYHDPSDLGDRVARNAPELGRWLMTNATDHE; encoded by the coding sequence GTGCAGCCCTCCCTGATTTTCGACCTCGACGGCACCCTCGTCGACTCGCTTCCCGGCATCGCCGAATCACTGAACCGCGCCCTCGCCGAAGCCGACCTGCCGTCGCACCCCCACCCGGCGGTCCGCGACTTCATTGGCAACGGATCCTATCAGCTCGCCCGACGGGCAGTGCCCGAAGACGCACCCGACAGCCTCGCGCTGACCGTCGAGATGGACTTCAAGCGGCACTACGCGACCGGCTGGAAGAACGGCACGCTCCTCTACCCCGGTATTCCCGAACTGATTGAAGAGCTCGCGGCTCGGGATTTCCGCATGGCGGTGCTGTCCAACAAGCCCGACGCATTCACTCGCGAGATCGTCCGTCACTTCTTTCCTTCCGACCCCTTCGACCTCGTCGTCGGGCAGCGCGACGGATCCGCCCGCAAGCCGGACCCTGCCGCGGTGGTGCCGCTGTTTGAAACATGGCGGATCGGACCGGAAGGCGTGAGATTCATTGGTGATTCAACCGTTGACCGCGCCACCGCCGAGGCCGCGGGAATCCCGTTCATCGGCGTTGCCTGGGGCTACCATGACCCCTCGGATCTGGGCGATCGCGTGGCCCGGAATGCTCCGGAATTGGGACGCTGGCTCATGACAAACGCCACGGACCATGAGTGA